Part of the Cystobacter ferrugineus genome, CTCGAGCTCGGTGGCCAGTTGCGACAGGGTGCCCACTTCGGTGTCCGTGGGGTCTCGCAACAGGGCGCGCTGGTAGAGCGAGGTGATGGCGTCGCGGACCGGCGCGCCTTCCCGGTTGGCCAGGCGCCCCTGCGCGTCGAGCTCGATGCCCTTGAAGACGCTCGTCTCCCCGGGGGTGGCGATGTCGAGCGAGACGCGCCGGACACAGGCCGCCAGCGCCACGCGATCGATGACGATGGGGGTCGTCACGCCCGAGGACGTCAGGGGCTCGTAGAGGCCGACGCCATAGGGCTCGACACCGCCCAGGGCCACGGTGTGCACGTACGTGGTGCAGGGGTACTGGCCCAGCTCGTTGCACACCTGCTCCGGAGGCAGGGACAGCGCCGAGGCGAAGTGGGCCGTGAGCTGCTCCGGATTCTTGAAGCGCAGGTTGTTGCGCGAGGAGGGCGCCACCTCACCCGAGGAACCCGTACCGGCATCGGGGGGCGGCGTACCGGCATCCGGCCCCGAGGGGGCGGGGGCGGGGCACGCGGAGAGGACACAGGCGGAGGACAGCACCAACACGCGAAGGAAATCAGGGCGCACCGTAGGCCTCCGTGCGGATCAGGTCATGAAGCATGCGCTGCACGCGGTACTGGTGCGTGTCCTTGAAGCGCTTCCAGGTGGCGACGAACTCGGTGTGCTCCTCGGCGGTGGGCGGATGGCCCACGAGCAGCTTCCAGTAGTCGGTGACGGCGGAGATGGCGAAGGCATCGCTGTTGGCGCCGACCTCGGCCCACTCCACGAGGTTGCTCACCGGCTGACCGAAGAGGTAACCGGTCTCCGGCATCTGGGTGATGATGGGCGAGGCGTTGGCGAAGCGCTTCTCGATGCGGTCGGGCACGTAGCTCGCCCAGGGCACCTCGGGATTGATGGGGAAGGACAGGCCCTCGTAGTTGCGGAAGGGGTAGCTGAGCGGATCCAACGTCGCGTGGCAGGCCGCGCAGGCTGGCGCGGTCACGCCCTTGTTGTCGTAGTCGCGGGGCTCACCGGAGATGCTGAAGAGACCCTCCTGCTTGGCGATGTCGAGGCCCAGGTAGGCCCGGTAGGCCTGGGACGCGGCGTTGCGCGGCAGCGCGCTGAACATCACGAAGTAGATGAGGCTCCACCGGGAGGTGATGTTGCCCGCGCGGTGCAGCTCATCCACGGACTGCATCGGCAGCGTGGGCACCGCCGAGTAACGGGTGGGGTTGGTCTCCCGGAGCACGTAGTGCTTCGCCGTGATCACCTCGCGCGCGTCGTGATCGTCGAGCTGCGCGTAGGCGTAGAGCGCGTAGTCGTCATAGTAGTCGGCGAGGGGAACGACCCCCTTGTCCTCCCCGGCCTTGAGCGAGCCCACCGGGCGGACCTTCGGGTGGGCCAGCTTCCACAGCTGCCCGTTCTTGCCACGCCAGAACTCGCTCTGGGTGCACCGGTCCAGCTCGGCGTCGAGCCGGGCGAGCCGCGCGTCGGCGCTCAACGCACTGAACTCCTTGAGCTGCGCGTAGGTGACCGGGGTGCCGCAGAAGTCGAGCAGGAGGCGCTTGTAGGCGAAGCGCGCGTCGTAATGGCACACGTCGTACTGGGAATTCTCGCCCGCCTGGCAGCGGCCGGTGTCCACGGGCACGCTGTTGGGATCGCCCGGGAAGGTGCCGCGCTGGATCTCCACGAGGTTGGGCACGCCATCACCGTCGGCGTCCTGCGCCTCGACGGCCTTGAGCGCCGAGGGAAGCGCGGCCGCGAAGTCCCCGTAGGACAGGGGGCGCGCCGCACCGGGCACCAGGTGGGGTTCCAGGCTGGCACCGAAGGCGTTGCGCTGCGGCGGCGCGACGTGACAGTACGTACACGCCGGCTGCTGGCCCGCGCACGCGGGCGCCGTGGGATAGGTGGAGCAGAACGCCCCACCCGCCGGAGGCATGGCCAATGCCTCCCCCGATAGGAACACGGCGGCCCCTACAATGAGTCGTCGAAGCACGAGAACACCTCGTTAAAACAGTCGTTCATGAAAACGACGACACTTCAGCGGCCAAAAAAGGAAAAAGGTCGCGTGAAGATTCCGTCAAACGGCCAGCCACCCATCATTCGCCGCTGGCCCGGCCACGCCTGGGCGTACCTCTCCTCATGCCCGTGGCGCGTCGTTCACCTTGTCCTCATGACAATCCAAGTCCAGACGCGCTCGGCCGCCCGCCCGCGCGAGCCGGCTACAGGAACGTGCGGACCTCGGCCAGGACGCGATCGGCGTGCTGCGCGGGGAACCAGTGGTTGACGTCCTCGAAGAGGCGGAAGCGGCAATCCTCCCGCTCCCGCACCGCGCGCTCGAAGGCGTCCGTCGAGGCCATCCGATCGAAGGGGCTGCGGATGTAGAGCACGGGGAAGGGAAAGTCCGTGTAGGGCTTCTGGTACTCGGCGCCCAGCAGGGCGAAGGGCCAGCGCACGAGCCAGAGCGGACCGTGCCAGTAGTGGTAGCAATCCTGGTGGAGCCGGTCGGCGTGTTCGCCGCGATAGCCCGCGGAGCGCTGGATGGCCTCGGACACGGCGCGCTGGAGCAACGGCACGCGCACGTAGTACGGCAGGCTGAAGAACAGGGCGTAGAACCACCCCAGGGCCCGGAGGCCGTGCTCACCCAGGTCGTAGCGGAACGAGGAGCCCACCGACAGGGCGACCAGCTTCTCGATGGGCGCATGGGGATGGCGTGCCCGGGCATAGGCCCACGTGTAGGTCGCCCCCCAGTCATGCGCGATGACCACCAGCTTGCCCGTGGGGCTCGCGGCGGCGAGGTCATCGAACAGGCGCGCCACCTCCTCGCGGAGGACGTCCCCCACCAGCTCGCTCAGCTTGGGAAAGTGGGGATGGGTGAGGCGGTTGGGGAAGGCGATGGCGTAGATGTCACGGCCCCGGAGCCACGGCTGCTCGCGCTCCCCGGCCCGCACGTAGGCGTCATACATCCGGGGTGAGTCCGGAAAACCATGCAGCAACACCAACGGGCTGCGCGTCGCGTCCGGTTCCTCGTGAAGGTGCTCGAGCATGCAGTACATGGGCGTCTCCGTGGACCGTCACTCCCATGGACGGCCGCGCCCGGCACATTAACCATGCCCCCCCCACTCCGTCCGTGCCCGGGTAGGCTCCCACGCCATGCCCTCTCTCTTCTCGAAGCGTCTGGCCGCGGTGTGTGCCACCGCCGCGTGGCTCGCCTGCAAGAGCGACCCCACGCCCGGCCCCACTCCAACTCCGCCCCAGCCTCCGCCGCCCGTGGAGCCGCTCCACGTGCCCTCTCCGGATTGGAGGGATCAGATCCTCTATTTCGTCATGACCGACCGTTTCGCCAACGGCGATCCGGGCAACGATGACCAGGGCGCCGGCGAGTACGACCCGGCGGATGGGGCGAAGTACAGCGGCGGGGACTTGAAGGGGCTGCGCGAGCGGCTCGACTACATCCAGGGCCTGGGCGCCACGGCCGTGTGGCTCACCCCACCCGTGGCGAACCAATGGTGGGATCCGCTCGTCAACTACGGCGGCTATCACGGCTACTGGGCGCGCGACTTCAAGCAGGTGGACCCGCACCTGGGCACGCTGGAGGACTACCGGAGCCTGTCACGGGAGCTGCACTCGCGCGGCATGTACCTGGTGCAGGACATCGTCCTCAACCACATGGCCAATTGCTTCCGGTACACGCGCTACGACCCCGCGGACGTGTCCGCCCACGTGGAGCTCAACACGGGCGCCAGGCCCGCGTGTGGCCCCACCCAGGCGCCCTTCGACCAGTGGGATCCCACCCGTCCCGCCCACCGCGATGCCCACGTCTTCCACTGGACGCCCACCATCCAGGACTACGGCGTGCGCGACCAGGAGCTGAACTGGCAGCTCTCGGACCTGGATGACCTCGACACGGAGAACCCCGCCGTGCTCACGGCCCTCCGCGACAGCTACGACTTCTGGATCCGCGAGGTGGGCGTGGATGGCTTCCGCGTGGACACGGTCTTCTACGTGCCCCAGGCCAGCATCAAGGACTTCCTCTACTCCACGGACGCCACCCACCCCGGCGTCGTCCCGTTCGCCCGGAGCCTGGGCAAGGAGGGCTTCCTCGCGTTCGGCGAGGGCTACGCCACCGACCTGCCCTTCCAGGACACCGCGACCCGGAAGATCGCCTCGTACATGACGGAGGAGTCCACGGGTGAGGCCCTGCTGCCGGGCATGCTCGACTTCCCGCTCTACCGCACGACGGGGGACGTGTTCGCCCGGGGCGCCCCCACCTCCCAGCTCGGCTACCGGATGACGCGCTCGGGGACGGCGTTCCCGCGTCCGCACCTGATGCCCACCTTCCTGGA contains:
- a CDS encoding alpha/beta fold hydrolase, which gives rise to MYCMLEHLHEEPDATRSPLVLLHGFPDSPRMYDAYVRAGEREQPWLRGRDIYAIAFPNRLTHPHFPKLSELVGDVLREEVARLFDDLAAASPTGKLVVIAHDWGATYTWAYARARHPHAPIEKLVALSVGSSFRYDLGEHGLRALGWFYALFFSLPYYVRVPLLQRAVSEAIQRSAGYRGEHADRLHQDCYHYWHGPLWLVRWPFALLGAEYQKPYTDFPFPVLYIRSPFDRMASTDAFERAVREREDCRFRLFEDVNHWFPAQHADRVLAEVRTFL